From a region of the Candidatus Brocadia sp. genome:
- a CDS encoding Ig-like domain-containing protein, which translates to MAVPQKFITVLMATSMMFMYATSVLASLNDGLVASYPFNSNAQDESGNGNHGTVQGATLTNDRYGNANSAYSFDGIDDHILIPDNNSLDLSNSLTITAWIKSLDTSGPRAIVSKWNDDTRDWAYLFKDHNDSDKLRIELSQGNHHDLADLEGTTSIVPDQWIHVAVTYDSNFVKLYFNGAEDASLSRTGIMNNSAENLLIGAVYSRNISEYFHGVIDEVRIYNRALSESEIHELYSPDTTPPTVSSTNPTGNATEIDVTGVITAMFSEAMNAATINTNTFTVRDNNLNSAITGTVSYSGTTATFTPTSPLIYSTTYTATLTTGITDLAGNAISSDFTWNFTTRPLPVRYASSGMTVDGNLSESGWDVGIDAAKVVNGVTNNTAQFGVLWDTTYLYVGMRVLDNNLSNDSATVWHDDSIEVSIDGDYNHSTTYDSHDRRFNKGWNDASLYERSGNTTGVLHGWASVPGGYTIELAIPWGNLGITPAEGMTLGLSAGYSDDDNGGNREGKVIWIGNADTHSNPSSLGHIVLADSIAHYAFSEGAGTTAGDSSVYDKDGTISGAAWTTGKEGGGLGFNGTSDYVTIPLMSSDEMSLSAWFYKHANDVSYTDAIVGGFRNDANLQLQEGFEVRFSPASPNSLDFVLITRDGSGVRTSRTARRNLLNAAGSWYHVGCSYNKATGQQRLYVNGQLIRTVTHPAGNSIVPMTYYPGMTIGHSAATTGYFYGVIDDVRLYDRVLSDREMQGLYNAFTSALQARYALDENTGTVANDSSGNGNHGSVNGGATWTTGRYGGGLGFDGANDYVSIPRSNHDELSVCAWFYKNANDTARNDAIFSGFRNNSNAQLMEGFELRFPSGASSNTLQFVLTTQNGSGVRTMRTTQMNLGNSVGIWYHAAGTYNKATGEQKLYVNGQLVNTQTHPVGNTVVPLAAYTDMRIGHSRVRAGYFNGTIDDVRIYNRALSDQEALDVYHNF; encoded by the coding sequence ATGGCTGTCCCTCAGAAATTTATTACCGTGCTAATGGCTACAAGTATGATGTTCATGTATGCTACTTCCGTTTTGGCTAGCTTGAATGACGGATTGGTAGCATCTTATCCGTTCAATAGTAATGCCCAGGATGAAAGTGGAAATGGGAATCACGGAACTGTACAAGGGGCTACTTTGACAAACGATAGGTACGGAAATGCTAATAGTGCTTATAGTTTTGACGGGATCGATGATCATATCCTTATTCCGGATAATAATTCATTAGATTTATCGAATAGCCTGACCATTACCGCATGGATTAAATCTCTTGATACCTCAGGCCCCAGGGCCATTGTTTCCAAATGGAATGATGATACACGGGATTGGGCCTATCTTTTTAAGGATCACAATGACAGTGACAAATTACGAATAGAACTATCTCAAGGAAACCATCACGATCTCGCTGATCTTGAAGGAACAACTTCTATTGTACCGGATCAGTGGATACATGTTGCGGTTACGTATGATTCAAATTTTGTAAAGTTGTACTTCAATGGTGCGGAAGATGCCTCTTTATCAAGAACAGGTATCATGAATAATAGCGCTGAAAATTTACTCATTGGTGCAGTTTATAGTAGAAATATCAGTGAATACTTTCATGGTGTCATCGATGAAGTCAGAATCTACAACCGTGCCCTTTCCGAATCTGAGATTCATGAGCTTTATAGTCCCGACACAACCCCGCCCACGGTCAGCTCCACCAATCCGACAGGTAATGCAACGGAAATTGATGTCACAGGGGTAATCACGGCCATGTTCAGTGAGGCAATGAACGCTGCTACGATCAATACAAACACCTTTACCGTCCGTGACAATAACCTCAACAGCGCCATCACGGGAACGGTCTCTTACAGCGGCACAACGGCCACATTTACCCCAACAAGCCCGTTGATCTACTCCACCACCTACACGGCAACCCTCACCACCGGGATAACTGACCTGGCCGGTAACGCCATATCCTCAGACTTTACGTGGAACTTCACCACCAGACCTTTACCAGTGCGATACGCCTCATCCGGCATGACCGTCGATGGCAATTTAAGCGAATCAGGCTGGGATGTTGGTATTGATGCAGCGAAGGTGGTAAACGGGGTAACGAACAACACGGCTCAATTCGGGGTACTCTGGGATACTACCTATTTATATGTGGGTATGAGGGTACTGGATAATAATCTCTCCAATGATTCAGCCACGGTCTGGCATGACGACAGTATCGAGGTCTCTATCGACGGGGATTACAATCACAGTACGACCTACGACAGCCACGACCGCCGGTTCAACAAGGGGTGGAATGATGCCTCACTTTATGAAAGGAGCGGCAACACCACCGGCGTATTACACGGCTGGGCATCCGTCCCCGGCGGATACACGATTGAGCTGGCCATACCGTGGGGCAATCTGGGGATTACCCCCGCAGAGGGTATGACCCTGGGGTTGAGTGCAGGATATAGTGACGATGACAATGGGGGAAATCGTGAGGGAAAGGTCATCTGGATCGGGAATGCGGATACTCATAGTAACCCGTCATCCCTGGGACACATCGTCCTTGCCGATAGCATAGCCCACTATGCCTTCAGCGAAGGAGCGGGCACGACGGCTGGCGACTCGTCGGTTTATGACAAAGACGGCACCATCAGCGGAGCTGCCTGGACAACGGGAAAAGAAGGCGGCGGGCTGGGCTTTAACGGAACCAGCGATTACGTGACAATTCCCCTGATGAGCTCGGACGAGATGTCCCTGTCTGCATGGTTTTACAAGCATGCCAACGATGTGTCGTATACCGATGCCATCGTAGGCGGTTTCAGAAACGATGCGAATCTGCAACTGCAGGAGGGTTTTGAAGTGCGGTTCAGCCCGGCTTCCCCCAATTCCCTGGACTTTGTCCTCATCACCCGCGACGGCAGCGGTGTCCGGACAAGCCGAACGGCCCGGCGGAACCTGCTCAATGCCGCGGGGAGCTGGTATCATGTGGGGTGCAGTTACAACAAGGCCACCGGCCAGCAGCGATTGTATGTCAATGGTCAACTGATTCGTACGGTAACCCATCCGGCGGGAAACAGCATCGTGCCGATGACCTATTATCCGGGCATGACCATAGGACATTCCGCGGCCACGACGGGGTATTTCTACGGCGTCATTGATGACGTCCGCCTCTACGACCGCGTCTTAAGCGACCGTGAGATGCAGGGCTTGTACAATGCCTTTACCTCTGCGTTGCAGGCGCGCTATGCCCTGGATGAAAATACGGGGACCGTGGCCAATGACTCGTCTGGCAACGGCAATCATGGAAGCGTTAATGGCGGGGCGACATGGACGACGGGAAGATACGGAGGGGGTTTGGGATTTGACGGGGCGAACGACTATGTGTCAATACCCCGGAGTAACCATGACGAGCTCTCCGTCTGTGCCTGGTTTTACAAAAATGCCAACGATACGGCGCGGAACGATGCCATCTTTAGCGGGTTCAGGAATAATTCCAATGCACAGTTAATGGAGGGATTTGAATTGAGATTTCCGTCAGGCGCCTCCAGCAATACCCTCCAGTTTGTCCTTACGACACAGAATGGCAGCGGTGTAAGGACGATGCGAACGACGCAAATGAATTTAGGCAATTCGGTGGGCATCTGGTACCATGCAGCAGGCACGTATAACAAGGCAACGGGCGAGCAAAAGTTATATGTGAATGGTCAACTGGTCAATACACAAACGCATCCGGTGGGGAACACGGTGGTGCCATTGGCGGCGTACACGGACATGAGGATAGGGCATTCAAGGGTTAGAGCAGGGTATT
- the kdsA gene encoding 3-deoxy-8-phosphooctulonate synthase gives MRVTVRDFSIGRGHPLVFIAGPCVIESHEGCLKLAEKLKGIFQARKIPFIFKASYDKANRTSVHSYRGPGMKEGLKILADIQRQLNVPVLSDVHETEDVPFAAETLDVIQIPAFLCRQTDLVMAAAKTGKPVNVKKGQFLAPWDMKPVVEKIRSVGNEQILITERGASFGYNNLVSDMRSLVILRDLGYPVVYDATHSVQLPGGQGNVSGGERKMIMPLARAAVATGCDALFLEVHETPEKALSDAATMLPVNDLPRLIEQVVEIHRIVPCE, from the coding sequence ATGAGGGTAACTGTCAGAGACTTTTCGATTGGCCGGGGGCATCCCCTGGTCTTTATTGCTGGTCCGTGCGTCATTGAGAGTCACGAAGGCTGTCTGAAACTGGCTGAAAAGTTAAAGGGTATCTTTCAGGCCAGAAAGATACCCTTTATCTTCAAGGCGTCATATGACAAGGCAAACCGGACCTCGGTTCATTCATACCGCGGGCCTGGCATGAAAGAGGGTTTAAAGATTTTAGCGGATATTCAGAGGCAACTCAACGTGCCGGTACTTTCCGATGTCCACGAGACGGAAGACGTCCCTTTCGCGGCAGAAACCCTTGATGTTATACAAATTCCCGCCTTCCTTTGCCGACAGACCGACTTGGTCATGGCTGCTGCAAAGACCGGCAAACCGGTCAATGTGAAGAAGGGGCAGTTTCTGGCGCCATGGGATATGAAACCGGTTGTTGAAAAAATTCGGAGCGTGGGGAACGAACAGATTCTGATAACGGAACGGGGTGCAAGTTTCGGATATAATAATCTGGTCAGCGATATGAGATCGCTGGTTATCCTGCGGGATCTGGGCTATCCGGTGGTGTACGACGCCACCCACAGCGTTCAGCTTCCCGGCGGGCAGGGAAATGTTTCCGGCGGTGAAAGAAAGATGATTATGCCGCTTGCCAGGGCAGCCGTTGCCACCGGTTGCGATGCCTTGTTTCTTGAAGTGCACGAAACCCCGGAAAAAGCCCTTTCTGATGCGGCGACCATGCTACCGGTTAACGATCTTCCGCGTCTCATTGAACAGGTAGTGGAGATTCACCGGATTGTGCCATGTGAATAA